A region from the Peromyscus leucopus breed LL Stock chromosome 9, UCI_PerLeu_2.1, whole genome shotgun sequence genome encodes:
- the Mss51 gene encoding putative protein MSS51 homolog, mitochondrial: protein MAPRSQRRKHKKRPPVTPMVVIPPTEVSPEPLTLSKSNPSIDALGFISLDNNVPGLSQLILQKLNMKSYEEYKLVVDGGTPVSSFGFRCPQEMFQRLEDTFRFCASCKALPCDLSDHKVLRHCKRCRNVYYCDTECQRSDWPAHRKVCQVLRLVAVDRVMEWLLVTGDFVLPSGPWPWPVEEIQDWDTWFSLRGLQLEAALNAVVESRAMTMLWASLGRPRPEPEALHSSLKRLMTDALSRPLTLGLGLRTLALDVGKTGGITLHVVGASHVETFLIRSGDYDELGYMFPEHLGLRVIMVGVDVGTNLLQSSSPIPLEPGTIQLSGYKALYHDFWEEQIETGNLAHPDLVAAFHPGFHASPVLMEAWLPTLLLLRDYAIPTLITVYSQQELEASLQILVNLDTHIIACGANPFASLKPEQVYSNPNKQPVYSSAYYIVFLGSSSCQLDKQSEEKADDFSVFEPSPN, encoded by the exons ATGGCTCCACGTTCACAGCGGCGAAAGCACAAGAAACGCCCACCAGTGACTCCTATGGTTGTAATCCCACCCACAGAAGTGTCTCCGGAACCTCTAACCCTCTCAAAATCTAACCCCAGCATTGATGCACTTGGCTTTATTTCCTTGGACAATAATGTACCAGGTCTGTCCCAGCTGATCCTTCAAAAGCTGAACATGAAGAGCTATGAAGAATACAA GTTGGTGGTGGATGGGGGAACCCCAGTATCCAGCTTTGGATTTCGCTGTCCACAAGAAATGTTCCAGAGGTTGGAGGACACGTTCCGATTCTGTGCTTCCTGTAAAGCACTCCCATGTGACCTTTCAGATCACAAGGTTCTCCGGCACTGTAAGAG GTGCAGAAATGTCTATTACTGTGATACAGAGTGCCAGAGGTCAGATTGGCCAGCACACAGGAAGGTTTGTCAAGTGCTCCGTCTTGTGGCTGTGGATCGCGTCATGGAATGGCTTCTGGTCACAG GTGATTTTGTCCTACCCTCGGGACCCTGGCCGTGGCCGGTGGAAGAGATACAGGATTGGGACACCTGGTTTTCTCTGAGGGGTTTACAGCTAGAGGCTGCACTGAATGCTGTTGTAGAGAGCCGTGCTATGACCATGCTTTGGGCCAGTCTAGGAAGGCCACGACCAGAACCAGAGGCTCTGCACAGCTCTTTGAAGCGGTTGATGACAGATGCTTTGTCACGGCCCTTGACCCTGGGCCTAGGGCTTCGGACTCTGGCCCTAGATGTTGGGAAGACGGGGGGAATCACACTGCATGTAGTTGGTGCTTCCCatgtggagacatttctcattcgtTCTGGAGATTATGATGAGCTTGGCTACATGTTTCCTGAACACCTTGGCCTCCGTGTGATCATGGTGGGTGTGGATGTGGGCACTAACCTTTTACAGAGTTCTTCGCCTATACCCCTGGAGCCTGGAACAATTCAGCTTAGTGGCTACAAGGCTCTGTATCATGACTTCTGGGAGGAGCAGATAGAGACTGGGAATCTAGCCCATCCCGATTTGGTGGCTGCATTCCATCCAG GTTTCCATGCCTCCCCAGTCTTGATGGAAGCTTGGCTACCTACCCTGCTGCTACTTCGTGACTATGCGATCCCAACGTTGATTACTGTTTACAG cCAACAGGAATTGGAAGCCTCTTTGCAGATTCTGGTGAACTTGGATACACACATCATTGCTTGTGGAGCTAATCCTTTCGCATCCCTCAAACCTGAACAGGTCTATTCTAACCCCAATAAGCAGCCAGTGTACAGCAGTGCCTACTACATCGTGTTTCTTGGAAGTTCCTCCTGCCAACTAGATAAGCaatcagaagaaaaagcagaTGATTTTTCAGTATTTGAACCAAGTCCTAACTGA